A genomic region of Candidatus Fermentibacter sp. contains the following coding sequences:
- a CDS encoding proton-conducting transporter membrane subunit — translation MTQAWVLIPAILILPALLAVAGMLSRSARVALGICAAGTVATGALMAALAALVPHGAAVTVPGGWLRVDSLSALHLVVMAIVFCLGALQAPGYFRHGVADGSFDRRTARRYAGLWFGSLAAMAAVLLSNNLGLMWVGIEATTLLTAFLICVTTTPGSLEAMWKYLLMCSVGVALAFTGTLLLAASAGRTGIHGTEALLWTSLAASARGLDVQLVKAGFVFIVIGYGTKAGLAPMHNWLPDAHSQAPAPVSAVFSGFLLNAALYCILRCLPVAEAATGDAGWARGILVAAGLVSILTAAAFVVVQRDLKRLLAYSSLEHIGIVTLGAGIGGVGAFAAMYHMVLHSIAKSTAFTGAGRLIEIFGGNDMKRIRGSLSAAPLWGTCLLVSLLALVGTAPFGLFFSEFMMLRAAFDAGSYAVGAAFLAGLSIVFIGVLRHAIPMAWAPGEKPANPHVPGIVEWLIVALPLAALLLSGLWMPSFVREAFAAAASVTGVLP, via the coding sequence GTGACTCAGGCCTGGGTCCTCATCCCCGCGATCCTGATCCTGCCGGCCCTGCTCGCGGTCGCGGGCATGCTGTCGCGTTCCGCAAGGGTCGCCCTCGGGATCTGCGCGGCCGGAACGGTCGCCACCGGCGCCCTGATGGCCGCACTCGCCGCCCTCGTGCCGCACGGAGCAGCCGTCACCGTGCCCGGCGGCTGGCTCCGGGTCGACTCCCTCTCGGCCCTGCACCTGGTCGTGATGGCGATCGTCTTCTGCCTGGGAGCCCTGCAGGCCCCCGGCTACTTCAGGCACGGCGTCGCCGACGGATCGTTCGACAGGCGCACCGCCCGCAGGTACGCCGGGCTCTGGTTCGGATCCCTGGCCGCCATGGCGGCGGTCCTTCTCTCCAACAACCTCGGCCTGATGTGGGTGGGCATCGAGGCGACCACACTCCTCACGGCCTTCCTGATCTGCGTCACAACAACCCCGGGCTCCCTCGAGGCGATGTGGAAGTACCTGCTCATGTGCTCGGTCGGCGTGGCGCTCGCCTTCACCGGCACGCTGCTGCTCGCCGCCTCCGCCGGGCGGACGGGCATCCACGGCACCGAAGCCCTCCTGTGGACCAGCCTGGCGGCTTCGGCCCGCGGGCTCGACGTCCAGCTCGTGAAGGCCGGCTTCGTCTTCATCGTGATCGGTTACGGCACCAAGGCGGGTCTGGCGCCCATGCACAACTGGCTGCCCGATGCCCACAGCCAGGCCCCCGCCCCCGTTTCGGCCGTATTCTCCGGGTTCCTGCTCAACGCCGCCCTCTACTGCATCCTGAGGTGCCTGCCCGTCGCCGAGGCCGCCACAGGAGACGCAGGATGGGCCAGGGGGATCCTCGTGGCCGCGGGGCTGGTGTCGATACTCACAGCCGCGGCATTCGTCGTGGTCCAGCGCGACCTCAAGAGGCTCCTCGCCTACTCCAGCCTCGAGCACATCGGGATAGTCACGCTTGGCGCCGGAATCGGAGGCGTCGGCGCCTTCGCCGCGATGTACCACATGGTGCTGCACTCGATCGCGAAGAGCACGGCCTTCACCGGAGCCGGCAGGCTGATCGAGATCTTCGGCGGCAACGACATGAAGCGGATAAGGGGATCCCTCTCCGCGGCCCCCCTCTGGGGGACCTGCCTCCTGGTGTCGCTGCTGGCCCTCGTGGGCACGGCCCCGTTCGGCCTGTTCTTCAGCGAGTTCATGATGCTCAGGGCCGCATTCGACGCGGGATCCTACGCCGTCGGAGCGGCATTCCTCGCCGGGCTCTCCATCGTGTTCATAGGCGTGCTCCGCCACGCGATCCCGATGGCCTGGGCCCCCGGAGAGAAGCCGGCGAACCCGCATGTCCCGGGTATCGTGGAATGGCTGATCGTCGCGCTGCCCCTCGCGGCCCTGCTCCTCTCCGGGCTCTGGATGCCGTCATTCGTGCGCGAGGCCTTCGCCGCCGCCGCCTCCGTGACGGGGGTGCTGCCGTGA
- a CDS encoding 4Fe-4S binding protein, which translates to MLRIIRARLRQGHRTTRYPAGPPPSLPERYAGMPVIDGAECPSGCSRCIDACPAGAVARCGRSVSIDTGMCVFCGACETACPRGAISFTREHRLASRDREGLIVKPGAAPGPRDIFDAKAAAVFGRSLKLRQVSAGGCNACEADTNVLGTVGWDLGRFGIQFVASPRHADGLLVTGPVTLNMREALLSTYDAVPEPRIVIVTGACAISGGLFRGMPATSGGAEGLLPVDLYIPGCPPHPLTILDSLLRFLGRTGPDGRKAPGGRIRAAKPVGEPE; encoded by the coding sequence ATGCTGAGGATCATCAGGGCCAGGCTGCGCCAGGGGCACAGGACGACCCGTTACCCGGCCGGACCGCCCCCCTCTCTGCCGGAGCGCTATGCCGGGATGCCGGTCATCGACGGGGCGGAATGCCCTTCCGGCTGCTCCCGCTGCATCGACGCCTGCCCGGCCGGCGCCGTTGCGCGCTGCGGCAGATCGGTCTCGATCGACACCGGCATGTGCGTCTTCTGCGGAGCCTGCGAAACGGCCTGCCCCCGCGGGGCGATAAGCTTCACCCGCGAGCACCGGCTCGCATCGAGGGACCGTGAGGGATTGATCGTGAAGCCCGGCGCCGCGCCGGGCCCCCGCGACATCTTCGACGCGAAGGCCGCCGCGGTCTTCGGCAGGTCGCTCAAGCTCCGCCAGGTGAGTGCCGGCGGCTGCAACGCGTGCGAGGCCGACACGAACGTCCTCGGCACCGTGGGATGGGACCTGGGCAGGTTCGGCATCCAGTTCGTCGCGTCGCCCAGGCACGCCGACGGCCTGCTGGTGACCGGCCCGGTGACGCTGAACATGCGTGAAGCCCTGCTCTCGACATACGATGCCGTGCCCGAACCGAGGATCGTCATCGTCACGGGGGCCTGTGCGATCTCGGGCGGGCTCTTCCGCGGGATGCCAGCGACATCCGGCGGAGCGGAGGGCCTCCTGCCGGTGGACCTCTACATCCCCGGCTGCCCTCCGCATCCCCTCACGATCCTCGACTCGCTCCTGCGCTTCCTGGGGAGGACCGGCCCCGACGGGCGGAAGGCTCCGGGAGGCCGCATCAGGGCCGCAAAACCTGTGGGAGAGCCGGAGTAA
- a CDS encoding EFR1 family ferrodoxin (N-terminal region resembles flavodoxins. C-terminal ferrodoxin region binds two 4Fe-4S clusters.), whose translation MKPTGPVDLCYFSGTGNTALAAGRMAVEFGIRGIETNLRAIEDTDPATLYTSGTVGIACPAAAFTTYPLVWRFVRNLRPGNGKGAFLLVTMGGSTWGLVGPMRALIESRGYVPLGARRLVMPSNFMVKSMNEGFNAARREAALLKASSFAADLCDERASWRRIRGLPDFVAKHLGTDRPFAWMRKRLALSADPAVCNRCGLCAAKCPSSNIRMNDLPEYADRCELCMRCQSICPVNAIRIRGKSFAQYRGKAEPWRADIVQQ comes from the coding sequence ATGAAACCCACTGGACCCGTTGATCTTTGCTACTTCTCCGGCACGGGGAACACGGCTCTGGCCGCCGGCAGGATGGCCGTCGAGTTCGGCATCAGGGGGATAGAGACCAACCTCAGGGCGATCGAGGACACGGACCCGGCCACGCTGTACACGTCAGGCACAGTGGGCATCGCCTGCCCGGCCGCTGCCTTCACGACCTATCCGCTGGTATGGCGCTTCGTGCGCAATCTCCGCCCGGGCAACGGCAAGGGGGCCTTCCTCCTGGTGACCATGGGCGGGTCGACCTGGGGGCTGGTTGGTCCCATGCGCGCCCTTATCGAGTCCAGGGGCTACGTGCCCCTCGGGGCCAGGCGCCTCGTAATGCCCTCGAACTTCATGGTGAAGTCCATGAACGAGGGCTTCAACGCCGCCCGGCGCGAGGCCGCCCTCCTGAAGGCCTCCTCCTTCGCCGCCGACCTGTGCGACGAAAGGGCTTCGTGGAGGAGGATCAGGGGTCTGCCGGACTTCGTGGCGAAGCATCTCGGCACCGACAGGCCGTTCGCCTGGATGCGGAAGAGGCTCGCCCTCTCGGCCGACCCCGCGGTGTGCAACAGGTGCGGGCTCTGCGCCGCGAAGTGCCCGTCCAGCAACATCAGGATGAACGATCTGCCCGAGTATGCGGACAGATGCGAACTCTGCATGCGGTGCCAGTCGATCTGCCCCGTAAATGCCATCCGCATCCGCGGCAAGTCCTTCGCCCAGTACAGGGGCAAGGCCGAACCCTGGCGCGCCGACATCGTCCAGCAGTAG
- the gltX gene encoding glutamate--tRNA ligase: protein MTEVRTRIAPSPTGDPHVGTAYQALFDYVWAKRNGGSFVLRIEDTDQERSTPESEQAILDSLSWLGLKWDEGPGVGGQYGPYRQSERLGIYREHAEALLSKGAAYRCFCTKERLDSMRDARRSGAGSGYDRLCRDIPVSESDRRAEAGEPFVIRMKAPLEGDCVFTDLLRGEIRKAWSTVDDQVLIKGDGFPTYHLAVVVDDHLMRISHIIRGEEWINSVPKHVHLFGLFGWEPPVFCHLPLLRNADRSKLSKRKNPTSITYFRQAGFLPEALLNYLGMMGWSMPGGGEKFSVDDMIAQFRLEDVTLGGPVFDIAKLRWLNARYIREDHTPETLFPRLESWGLNREYLQKVTRVAHTRLETLADWGPLTSFFFADSVQLDAEALLLKGRTPEETQRILQFAVWELERLRGLSTEGVEAVFRNLSEKTGLKLRDLTRPFYVAVSGSKASTPLYDSMALLGSDMVRMRLRRAIDALGQVTQGMLAEWEREYAETFSAQASEEDPREGS, encoded by the coding sequence ATGACGGAGGTCAGGACCCGGATAGCCCCCTCCCCCACGGGCGACCCGCACGTCGGAACCGCCTACCAGGCCCTTTTCGACTACGTCTGGGCGAAGAGGAACGGCGGGAGCTTCGTCCTCCGCATCGAGGACACGGATCAGGAGCGGTCCACCCCCGAATCCGAGCAGGCCATCCTCGACTCCCTCTCCTGGCTCGGCCTGAAGTGGGACGAGGGCCCCGGCGTCGGCGGCCAGTACGGCCCCTACCGCCAGAGCGAGCGGCTCGGCATCTACCGCGAGCATGCCGAGGCCCTGCTCTCGAAGGGGGCGGCCTACCGCTGCTTCTGCACGAAGGAGCGGCTCGACTCGATGCGCGACGCCAGGCGCTCGGGCGCCGGATCTGGCTACGACAGGCTCTGCCGCGACATCCCCGTTTCCGAGTCCGACCGGCGCGCCGAGGCTGGCGAGCCCTTCGTCATCCGCATGAAGGCGCCCCTCGAGGGGGACTGCGTCTTCACCGACCTCCTGCGCGGCGAGATCCGCAAGGCATGGTCCACCGTCGATGACCAGGTGCTGATCAAGGGCGACGGATTCCCGACGTACCATCTCGCCGTGGTCGTGGACGACCACCTCATGCGCATCAGCCACATCATCCGCGGCGAGGAGTGGATCAACTCCGTGCCCAAGCACGTCCACCTCTTCGGCCTCTTCGGCTGGGAGCCGCCGGTGTTCTGCCACCTGCCGCTGCTGCGCAACGCCGACAGGAGCAAGCTCTCGAAGCGCAAGAACCCCACGTCGATCACCTACTTCCGGCAGGCCGGCTTCCTCCCCGAGGCGCTCCTGAACTACCTCGGGATGATGGGCTGGAGCATGCCCGGCGGTGGGGAGAAGTTCTCCGTCGACGACATGATCGCGCAGTTTCGCCTGGAGGACGTCACCCTCGGCGGCCCGGTGTTCGACATAGCCAAGCTGCGCTGGCTGAACGCGCGGTACATCAGGGAGGACCACACTCCCGAGACGCTCTTCCCCAGGCTCGAGAGCTGGGGGCTCAACCGAGAATACCTCCAGAAGGTTACGCGGGTGGCGCACACCAGACTCGAGACCCTGGCGGACTGGGGCCCCCTGACGTCCTTCTTCTTCGCCGACTCCGTCCAGCTGGACGCCGAGGCGCTGCTCCTGAAGGGCCGTACGCCGGAGGAGACGCAGAGGATACTGCAGTTCGCCGTCTGGGAGCTGGAGCGCCTGCGCGGCCTCTCGACCGAAGGCGTCGAGGCGGTGTTCCGTAACCTGTCGGAGAAGACCGGGCTCAAGCTGCGAGACCTCACGCGCCCGTTCTACGTCGCTGTGAGCGGCTCGAAGGCCTCGACCCCGCTCTACGACTCGATGGCCCTGCTGGGCTCTGACATGGTGCGGATGCGCCTCCGCCGCGCCATCGACGCCCTCGGCCAGGTGACCCAGGGAATGCTCGCGGAGTGGGAGCGGGAGTACGCGGAAACCTTCTCGGCGCAGGCTTCCGAAGAGGATCCCCGGGAAGGGTCTTGA
- a CDS encoding glutamine--tRNA ligase/YqeY domain fusion protein produces MVLLLDGASGMNESNDTGPVTGGDAPSPGRDFIRDIIDEHNRTGRFGGLVHTRFPPEPNGYLHIGHAKSICLNFGIAKQYGGLCNLRFDDTNPSKEEVEYVDSIMNDIRWLGFDWEDRLFFASDYFDRLYEFAERLILKGSAFVCDLPADEVRNHRGTLTEPGRNSPWRDRPVDENLDLFRRMRAGEFPDGSRTLRARIDMASPNLNMRDPVVYRILRATHHRSGDRWCIYPMYDYAHPVSDSLEGITHSICTLEFEDHRPLYDWFLDELGIHHSRQIEFARLNLTHTVMSKRKCLELVSDGLVSGWDDPRMPTLAGIRRRGYPSAAVRAFAERVGVAKRDSTVDIALLEHCAREELNRTAPRAMAVLRPLRVVIENYPADKVEEFDYVVNPEDPSSGTRRIPFSREIFIDRDDFREVPPPKYHRLSPGAEVRLRYAYLVRCTGVEKDPTTGEVTGLRCTYDPATRSGDAPDGRKVKATLHWVSASNCTEAEVRLYDHLFSAEYPGATEGVNWKDEINAASLETVTGAMVERHLADAPAGTGWQFERLGYFFKDPVDSAPGRPVFNRTVTLKDAWAKIEKAGGGA; encoded by the coding sequence GTGGTCCTTCTGCTGGACGGAGCAAGCGGCATGAACGAGAGCAACGACACAGGTCCGGTCACGGGCGGGGACGCCCCCTCGCCGGGACGCGACTTCATCCGTGACATCATAGACGAGCACAACAGGACGGGGCGCTTCGGCGGGCTGGTCCACACCCGCTTCCCGCCCGAGCCCAACGGCTACCTCCACATCGGGCACGCCAAGTCGATCTGCCTCAACTTCGGGATAGCGAAGCAGTACGGCGGCCTCTGCAACCTGCGCTTCGACGACACGAACCCCTCGAAGGAGGAGGTCGAGTACGTCGACTCTATAATGAACGACATCCGGTGGCTCGGATTCGACTGGGAGGACCGCCTCTTCTTCGCGTCGGACTACTTCGACCGCCTGTACGAATTCGCGGAGAGGCTGATCCTGAAGGGCAGCGCCTTCGTCTGCGACCTCCCGGCCGACGAGGTGAGGAACCACCGCGGCACCCTGACCGAGCCCGGCAGGAACAGCCCGTGGCGGGACCGGCCGGTCGACGAGAACCTCGACCTCTTCAGGAGGATGCGGGCGGGCGAGTTCCCCGACGGTTCGCGTACCCTCCGAGCCAGGATCGACATGGCCTCGCCCAACCTCAACATGCGCGACCCCGTGGTCTACCGGATACTGCGTGCCACGCACCACAGGTCGGGCGACAGATGGTGCATCTACCCGATGTACGACTATGCGCACCCCGTCTCCGACTCCCTCGAGGGGATCACCCACTCGATCTGCACCCTGGAGTTCGAGGACCACAGGCCCCTGTACGACTGGTTCCTCGACGAGCTGGGCATCCACCACTCCCGACAGATCGAGTTCGCGAGGCTCAACCTCACGCACACCGTGATGAGCAAGCGCAAGTGCCTCGAACTCGTCAGCGACGGGCTGGTCTCGGGCTGGGACGACCCCAGGATGCCCACACTGGCGGGCATCAGGCGGAGGGGCTATCCCTCTGCCGCCGTGAGGGCCTTCGCCGAGCGCGTGGGAGTTGCCAAGCGCGACAGCACGGTGGACATCGCACTGCTCGAGCACTGCGCCCGCGAGGAGCTCAACCGCACAGCGCCGCGTGCGATGGCGGTGCTGAGGCCCCTGCGCGTCGTGATCGAGAACTACCCTGCGGACAAGGTGGAGGAGTTCGACTACGTCGTGAACCCCGAGGACCCGTCGTCGGGCACCCGGAGGATCCCCTTCTCCCGCGAGATCTTCATCGACAGGGACGACTTCCGCGAGGTGCCCCCGCCGAAGTACCACAGGCTATCGCCGGGCGCCGAGGTCAGGCTGCGCTACGCCTACCTGGTCCGGTGCACGGGGGTCGAGAAGGATCCAACGACCGGTGAGGTCACCGGGCTGCGCTGTACGTACGATCCCGCCACCCGCAGCGGCGACGCGCCCGACGGCAGGAAGGTGAAGGCCACCCTTCACTGGGTCTCCGCTTCTAACTGCACGGAGGCAGAGGTGCGGCTCTACGACCACCTCTTCTCGGCGGAGTACCCTGGAGCTACCGAGGGTGTGAACTGGAAGGACGAGATCAACGCGGCCTCGCTGGAGACAGTCACTGGCGCCATGGTCGAGAGGCATCTCGCCGATGCTCCTGCAGGCACGGGCTGGCAGTTCGAGAGGCTCGGATACTTCTTCAAGGACCCCGTGGACTCGGCACCCGGCAGGCCCGTCTTCAACCGCACCGTCACGCTGAAGGACGCCTGGGCGAAGATCGAGAAGGCCGGAGGCGGGGCATGA
- a CDS encoding NADH-quinone oxidoreductase subunit H: MTIHGLLSIIAGLLLAPLLQGIVNRTKAVFAGRRGAPLLQQYRDIARLLRKGAVFSGTTTWIFRLAPSITLACALVALVVLAPAPVEQGWGFAGDALLLAYALGLARFLTVAAALDTGSSFEGMGASREVLYSALAEPALLVGIAVLARVSGGTSLASILQGAGVTGWVSAGTALALVGVSFFVVLLAENSRVPFDDPNTHLELTMVHEVMVLDSSGPDFALVTYGASLKLWVFSVLFASLAVSPLGLSGFALLGALTAAVLFTGVIVGTVESTMARSSLARAPLLLAGACALSILAFILASRFLS, encoded by the coding sequence ATGACGATCCACGGCCTTCTTTCGATCATCGCCGGACTCCTGCTGGCTCCGCTCCTGCAGGGAATCGTGAACCGGACCAAGGCTGTCTTCGCGGGAAGGCGCGGAGCGCCCCTGCTCCAGCAGTACCGTGACATCGCGAGGCTCCTGAGGAAGGGCGCGGTGTTCAGCGGCACCACGACCTGGATCTTCCGGCTGGCACCGTCGATCACCCTCGCCTGCGCCCTCGTCGCTCTCGTCGTCCTCGCGCCCGCCCCGGTGGAGCAGGGATGGGGCTTCGCCGGCGACGCCCTCCTGCTTGCCTATGCCCTGGGGCTGGCGCGGTTCCTGACCGTGGCAGCCGCCCTCGATACCGGATCGAGCTTCGAGGGGATGGGCGCGAGCCGGGAGGTCCTCTACTCCGCCCTCGCCGAACCGGCCCTGCTCGTCGGGATCGCAGTCCTCGCCAGGGTGTCGGGCGGGACTTCGCTTGCCTCGATCCTCCAGGGAGCCGGCGTGACGGGATGGGTTTCCGCGGGCACAGCGCTCGCCCTCGTGGGGGTTTCGTTCTTCGTCGTGCTCCTCGCGGAGAATTCGCGCGTACCCTTCGACGATCCGAACACGCACCTCGAGCTGACGATGGTGCACGAGGTCATGGTCCTCGATTCCTCGGGGCCCGATTTCGCGCTCGTGACCTACGGGGCGTCGCTCAAGCTCTGGGTCTTCTCAGTCCTGTTCGCATCCCTCGCGGTTTCGCCGCTGGGTCTCTCCGGGTTCGCCCTCCTGGGTGCCCTCACCGCCGCGGTCCTGTTCACGGGCGTGATCGTGGGCACGGTGGAATCGACCATGGCCAGGTCGAGCCTCGCCCGCGCCCCCCTTCTCCTCGCCGGCGCATGCGCGCTCTCGATCCTGGCATTCATCCTGGCCTCGAGGTTCCTGTCGTGA
- the mnmA gene encoding tRNA 2-thiouridine(34) synthase MnmA, translating to MAERVLLAMSGGVDSTAAAIMLLDGGYEVIGVTFGVAGGRVLPACAAGSDASVREARISAETLGIPHFTADLTDAFVAEVLEPFRRGYLDGLTPNPCVACNRLVKFGALRHWASENGIGCDGFATGHYAGTGTARDGKPVLIRALDRKKDQSYFLAMVERPMLARTLFPLSGMTKDRAVALVRASGLSRTAARAESQDFTGAGGLPALLGPEASRPGDLVDGAGNLLGRHDGYALLTPGQRHGLDLGGRREPLYVIRTDPATGTVTVGTRDEATSTSLEAGPMNWLAWETPPSAFGASGKTRSTGAEVPVEVRCLDPGGSVVEAVFGSPVFAAAPGQYLVLYSGDMVLGAGVIRRSR from the coding sequence ATGGCGGAAAGGGTCCTCCTTGCCATGAGCGGCGGCGTCGACTCGACGGCGGCCGCGATCATGCTCCTGGACGGCGGCTACGAGGTCATCGGCGTCACGTTCGGGGTCGCCGGGGGAAGGGTGCTGCCGGCATGCGCCGCCGGTTCGGATGCCTCGGTCCGCGAAGCCCGCATATCCGCGGAAACGCTCGGCATCCCGCATTTCACAGCCGACCTGACCGATGCATTCGTCGCGGAAGTCCTCGAACCGTTCCGGCGGGGCTACCTCGACGGCCTCACCCCCAATCCGTGCGTGGCATGCAACCGGCTCGTGAAGTTCGGCGCACTCCGGCACTGGGCTTCGGAGAACGGGATCGGCTGCGACGGATTCGCCACTGGCCACTACGCCGGGACAGGGACGGCCCGGGACGGGAAGCCCGTCCTGATCCGGGCCCTCGACCGCAAGAAGGACCAGTCTTACTTCCTGGCTATGGTTGAGAGGCCGATGCTCGCACGGACTCTGTTCCCGCTCTCGGGCATGACGAAGGACCGGGCGGTGGCCCTCGTGCGCGCCTCGGGGCTGTCGCGGACCGCCGCCAGGGCCGAGAGCCAGGATTTCACGGGCGCCGGAGGGCTGCCCGCCCTGCTCGGGCCCGAGGCCTCGAGGCCCGGCGACCTGGTCGACGGCGCCGGGAACTTGCTCGGGAGGCACGATGGGTATGCGCTGCTGACGCCGGGGCAGAGGCACGGGCTCGATCTGGGGGGGCGCCGCGAGCCGCTGTACGTGATCCGTACCGATCCGGCGACGGGTACCGTGACGGTCGGAACCAGGGACGAGGCGACGAGCACTTCGCTCGAAGCCGGGCCGATGAACTGGCTGGCGTGGGAGACGCCTCCGTCCGCGTTCGGGGCATCCGGGAAGACCAGGAGCACGGGGGCGGAAGTGCCGGTCGAGGTGAGGTGCCTGGACCCGGGAGGCTCGGTGGTGGAGGCCGTCTTCGGCAGCCCTGTCTTCGCAGCCGCCCCCGGGCAATACCTCGTTCTCTACTCCGGTGACATGGTGCTCGGGGCCGGGGTCATCCGCCGCTCGCGCTGA
- a CDS encoding NADH-quinone oxidoreductase subunit C, which produces MKQGAAITNCGTLPLAEVPLLTRAEFGRFVADSVSGGSRISAMFACDAPGGLTMYAVLAGASTGQICVASTKPSGGMDSIVPECPQAHLFEREVSEEYGIEFRGHPWMKPVRFMEGGPASAATCDFFRIGGEEVHEVAVGPVHAGIIEPGHFRFQCHGETVHHLEIALGYQHRGIAKALRGRPDRRRTMLAEAIAGDTSVGHATAYCSALEALCGTDVPARAQVLRGVALELERMANHIGDLGALAGDVAFLPTMSFCGRIRGDVLNITAEMCGNRFGRGLVAPGGLVRDIDGDVAGRMSASLSKAVSEAEEAVSLLWDTPSVIGRFEGTGTVTRALASAIGLVGPAARASGLELDSRRDFPGGIYRMSHIPLSVWDSGDVFSRALVRWMECQRSAAFVREQLASLPGGPVSAPPADLPRNRITVSITEGWRGEICHVLLSDDRCGILECRTVDPSFHNWFGLACAMRGGQISDFPLCNKSFNLSYCGHDL; this is translated from the coding sequence GTGAAGCAGGGCGCGGCCATCACCAACTGCGGCACCCTCCCGCTTGCCGAGGTCCCGCTCCTCACCCGGGCGGAGTTCGGCAGGTTCGTGGCGGATTCGGTGTCCGGCGGATCGAGGATCTCCGCCATGTTCGCATGCGACGCCCCCGGCGGCCTGACGATGTACGCCGTGCTCGCGGGCGCCTCCACCGGGCAGATCTGCGTCGCATCGACGAAGCCTTCGGGAGGGATGGACTCGATCGTGCCCGAGTGCCCCCAGGCCCATCTCTTCGAGCGCGAAGTCTCCGAGGAGTACGGGATCGAGTTCAGGGGGCACCCCTGGATGAAGCCCGTGCGGTTCATGGAAGGCGGCCCGGCGTCGGCCGCCACATGCGATTTCTTCAGGATCGGGGGCGAGGAGGTGCACGAGGTCGCAGTGGGGCCGGTGCACGCGGGCATCATCGAACCCGGCCACTTCAGGTTCCAGTGCCACGGCGAGACCGTCCACCACCTGGAGATCGCCCTGGGATACCAGCACCGCGGCATCGCGAAGGCCCTCAGGGGCAGGCCCGACAGAAGGAGGACGATGCTGGCGGAAGCCATCGCAGGCGACACCTCGGTGGGCCACGCCACTGCGTACTGCTCGGCCCTCGAGGCGCTCTGCGGCACCGACGTGCCTGCAAGGGCGCAGGTTCTGCGCGGGGTGGCCCTCGAGCTCGAAAGGATGGCCAACCACATCGGCGACCTCGGCGCTCTGGCCGGTGACGTGGCCTTCCTGCCCACCATGTCGTTCTGCGGCAGGATCAGGGGCGACGTGCTCAACATCACCGCGGAGATGTGCGGCAACCGCTTCGGCCGCGGCCTCGTGGCGCCCGGAGGCCTCGTGCGCGACATCGACGGCGATGTCGCCGGAAGGATGTCGGCTTCGCTCTCGAAGGCGGTCTCCGAGGCGGAGGAGGCCGTCAGCCTGCTGTGGGACACCCCCTCGGTCATCGGGAGATTCGAGGGCACAGGCACCGTGACCCGCGCACTCGCATCCGCCATCGGGCTGGTGGGCCCGGCGGCCAGGGCCAGCGGCCTCGAGCTCGACTCGAGGAGGGACTTCCCGGGCGGCATCTACAGGATGTCGCACATACCGCTCTCGGTTTGGGATTCCGGCGACGTGTTCTCGCGCGCCCTCGTGCGCTGGATGGAGTGCCAGAGATCGGCCGCCTTCGTCCGCGAGCAGCTCGCCAGCCTGCCGGGAGGGCCGGTGTCGGCGCCGCCGGCGGACCTCCCGCGAAACAGGATCACGGTCTCCATCACGGAAGGCTGGCGCGGCGAGATCTGCCACGTCCTCCTCTCGGACGACCGCTGCGGGATCCTGGAGTGCAGGACGGTCGATCCGTCGTTCCACAACTGGTTCGGCCTCGCATGCGCCATGCGCGGCGGGCAGATCTCCGACTTCCCGCTCTGCAACAAGAGTTTCAACCTGTCGTACTGCGGGCATGATCTCTAG